The DNA region TACAAATATCTACCTTAAAACCTGTATGACCGTAAGCTATTTTATTTTCTGTTCTAGCAAGAGCAAGATCATAATTTTTAAATTTATATACAAAAAAACTTTTACCAAAACCCTGTGCTCCTAATTTTTGCATAATTTTTTCAAAATCACTAGGTTTAATATCATAAATTTCTATATCATAATCATAAAGTTTTAAACCTAAAAACAAATCCCTAACACTACCTCCAACCAAATAAGCTCTTGTAGTATAAGATTTTAAAAAATCAGCAATAAATTTTAAATCTGGATTATTTTTTAAGTTTATCTTCAATGTTTGCAAGCAAAAACTCTAAAAAGTTTATGGTTAAATTTACTCTATTTTCAATTTGATCTTGTTCTATACTATTTAAACCCTCAAAAAGTACTAAAATTCTTTCTCTAAGATTTTTTAAAAATATATCTTCATTTATAGTTGAAACTTGTGTTGTAAAATTTAAATGAGATGCTTTTATTTCTTTTTGTTGTATATTCTCATCTTTAATAGTATCATTTTGTATTATTTGATTTTCCTGTAATTCTTCTAAAGAAATGATATTTGACAATTTTTCTTTATTTTCAATCTCTTCGCAAATAAACTCATCTTTTATTGTAATTTTTTGATCTTGATCTTTTAAAATTTCATTTTGTTTTCTTTGTTCTTCCATTATAGAACTTACTTCACTAATAGTTTTTTTAGCCAAATCTTCCAAATTCATATTTTTATCAACCACCTTTTAAATTCATTAATTTCTTCATCACTTTTCATATTGATAAAAAAATCCAACATTTGGGTATTTAAATCCTTATGTTTTGATCGAAATCCGCTAAGACGGCGAATTGCATCAATGGCATTTTGATTATCAGGATTTTCTTTTAAGATATTTTTATAAATCTCTAAAGCTTCATCTTTAAGCCCTTGAGCTTCATAAATAGAAGCTTCAGTGACTGTATTTTTCATTTTAATAGTCCTAAATATTTTTTTTGATTTTATCAAAAAGCATTTTAACTTATCTTTAAGAAAAAATAAAATTCTATATTATTGTATTTTAAATAAATTTTTTATATATTGCCTTTTTTCTTTTTCTAAACTAGAATTTAAATCCACTTGCTCTATTTTACTTTGAATTGAAGCATTTTGATCTTTAAAATATATGTAATCAATTCCAAAAATAATAGCTATTATCAATAAAAAAGGAATCAAAAATATCATAAATCTACTTAAGTGAAATGATTAAAAATACTTCCATAATAACGTATATCTTTAGCATTTTCATTCTTTGTTATAGTTTGTATTGCCCCACTATTAATCGCTTGTTGCATATCTTTATCTAAATTCTGATAAGAAAATACCATGTTAATACTAATAATATGAGGTAATGTTTCAAGCATTTTATATGAATTTAATTCATCTTCTAAATTTTCACTTTCAATCACAACTATCATTTTTCCATTTTCACAAAGTTCTACCGAGCATAAAGGAATTTTAGAAATAGCTTTTTTTAAATCATTAATATATTCTTCTTTTGTTAAAATCAATACACTAGAAAGATTATTCATCAATACTCCTAAATATTATCTTATCTCCAAAACCAGAAAGAACAAATTCTTTATCATTTAAAAAAATAATAAATTCACTCATTATTTTTTCATTACTAAAAGTTTTAATTAATTTAAGACTATTTGTATCAAAAACTTCACTCATACCAGCTTCATTATCGCTGTAAATGGCTAAATTACCATTAGGACTTAAAGCACAAGTATAAATTAAAAAATCTTTTTGTAAAAAATTTTCTTCTTCATTTTTAATTAAACCTATGCGTCTGTCTGTCCCGCAACTTAAAATAGTATTGTTTTTAAAATCTACTTGGTAAATATTATCTTTATGTATTTTATCATAATTTTTAAGTATTTTCCATTTTGATAAATCAAAAAGCTCAACTTCTCCACTTTCAAAACCAGCAACAAGTTTATTTTTATCTTCACTCAATACTGCATCATTAAGACTAGAATGAGAAAATTTAAATCTTTTAATATGGGTTAAATTTCTATCAACTAATTCTATTTCAGAACCTATAGAAACCAAAAGATAGGTATTTGAATTTATAAAAAATGCTTTGCTTATACTATTTTCCTCAAGTTTTTTAGTTTGCAAATTTTTATCATAAAAACTTAAATTTTTAGATCCAAAATTACCCTCACTAAGTATTAAAAGCATATCTTTAAATACATCAATGCTATAAATTTTAGCAAAATCATTGCCATAATAATTTTCTATTTTAGGTAAAGATAAAAGCTCTTTTAAACTTTTATCTTGTACACTATATTCCAAAATTTCACCTTTATCTGTACCTATATATAATTTTTGCTTATAAAATTTTAATGTTGTAAGGTTTGAGTTGATTTTTAATTCATAAGCAAAAGACATAGCACATAAAAGATTAAAAATAAAAAGAAATTTTTTCATTATTTTATTTAACACCCTCATTAATTACATCTAGTAAATTCGAGTTATTTTTTAGTTGTTTATTTTTAAATTCAGGCTTAAAACTATTTCCAACTAAAGGTTTTGCATCACTTTGAGGAACATGACATTGAGTACAATTAAAACGCGCATCACTAATTACATTTCCTGTAGTTTTATTATGCCTAAAATCATAATAATGACTTGCAGGAAGTGGAGTTGCACCAGTATCTGCTGCTACACTTTTATCATGGCAAGTTAAACACATATTATTATCTTTAGTGATGGGCAATAAGTCTTCAATAGCATGAGGTATAAGCGGGGGTGCATTTTCATAAGAACGCTCTAAACGTGTTGATTCTCCAGGTTGTAAACTTGTAAAATTTGCTTCTACTAATTTTACTTTATTTTCATTTTCTAAACTCGCTTTTCTAAGTCCAATTTCTTCTGAACTTATTCCATTATTTATTGCATAAGCCATTACAACACTTGTAAATAAAATCAATTTCTTTTTCATTTTTTATTCCTTAAGTCAAATATATTAAAATTTAAAGCATCATCATTACAAACTTCTATACATCTTGCACACCTTATACATTCTCCTGATGTTACACTAGCACTTTTTTTACCGATCATCCATAAAACTTGTTTTTCAGGACAAATGTGAATACATTTATAGCACTGAGTACATTTATCACTATTATGCTTTATCTTAAGCAAAGCAAAATAAGAAATAAAAGCATAAAAAGCTCCAAGTGGACAAAAATGCGAGCAAATAGCTCTAGGGCTTAAAAAAACATCAATACAAAAAAGTATAAAGGCTACAAAAAGCCAAGAACTTGTAGCAAAAATAATCCCCCTGTGAATTATGGCTATATAAGAAAAACTCTCAAATACAGGCAAAGAAAATACAAAAGAAAGGATTAAAACCAAAGCTAAAACAAAATAACGTAAATTTTTAGGTAAAATTAAAAATTTATTTTTAAAAGCAAAACGATTTCTTATAAAAGCAGCAAAATCAGTAATTAAATTTACAGGACAAACCCAAGAGCAAAAAACCCTTCCTAAAAGCAAACCATAAATAAAAAAGATAATCAAAGCTCCAATTAAAACCATGAAATCTATGCTCCAACTTGCTAAAACAATTTGCAAAAAAGCAAAAGGATCGCTTAAAGGTATAGTATTAAAAAGTTTAGAAGAACTTAAATTTCCTTGCAAAATAAAATTAGTACTTTCAAAACTAAAAAGAGCTAAAATTCCAAACTGAACAATACGTCTAGCAAGTAAATACCTCATCATAGCTCTCCTGCATTTAAATAATTAGTAGCTTTATTAGAATTAAAATGCTTAGAAGTATCAGAATCTTTAATACGCTCTTCATCTTTTTGATCCCAACCTTTAACATAATGAGGACTTGCTTTACCTAAAACGTATTCTTGAGGCAAAACACGAATAGCAGGTTTTTGAGTAATACAAGCAAGTTCACAAAGTCCACAACCTACACACACTTCATGATCTACACTAGGTAACAAAAAAGCATGTTTAGCAGTGCGTTCATTACGCCTAAGATCAAGTTTTAAGGCCTTATCAATCAAAGGACAAGCTCTATAACAAGCATCACACTGAATTCCCCAATGTGCAACACAAGAAGCACTATCAATAATAGCAATGCCCATTTTTAAAGATTCTATACCTTTTTTTAAATGTTTTTTATCCAAAGCATCCGTTGGACATTCTTTAATACAAGGCATATCCTCACAAAGATAACAAGGAATTTCTCTTGCTTGAAAAAAAGGTGTACCATTTTTAGGACTATCTAGTAAAGTAGCAAGCTTTAAAGTATTATAAGGACAAGCTTTTACACAAAGTCCGCAACGGATACACTTGCTTAAAAATCTTGCCTTATTTTCAGCTCCAGGTGGACGTAAAATATAATTATCATCAGCTTTTAACGCAAAATTAACTAAAAATCCACTTGTTGTACAAAAACATAAAGTTTTAAAAATATCAACAAAAAATTCTCTTCTATCTTTCATTGCAATTAAAACCTTATAATTAAGCTTTGTAAATTTTCACTGCACATTTTTTAAAATCAGTTTGTTTAGATAAAGGACAAGTTGCATCTAAAGTAACTTTATTAATATAAACATTTTCATCAAACCATGGTACATAAACAAGACCTATAGGTGGTTTATTCCTTCCACGCATATCCACTCTTGCTTTAACTTTACCACGACGAGATTCCACCCAAACTAAATCCCCTTGATTAAGACCTAATTTTTCTCCATCTTTTTCACTCATATAACAAAGCGCCTCAGGCACTGCACGATAAAGCTCAGGCACACGCATAGTCATGGTTCCACTATGCCAGTGTTCTAAAACCCTTCCTGTTGCAAGCCAAAATGGATATTCTTTACTTGGTCTTTCAGGAGCTTTCATAAATGGTCTAAAGAAAATTTTAGCTTTATTTTCAATACTATATTTTTTATCATCTTTAGGCGCCTTTAAATTACCTTTTGCAAGCATTTTGTTAAATGTGCCATAAAAAGCAAAATCTGAATCAGGATCAGCTTTTTTAGCATAATAATCAAATTTAGTATTAAATCTCCATTGCGTTTCTTTACCATTAACTACTGGCCATCTTAAACCTCTAACCTTATGATAAGTATCAAAATCAGCTAAATCATGACCATGACCTAAACCAAATTTACGGTATTCTTCCCAAAGATATTTTTGAATAAAAAAGCCATAACCTTTAAATTCTTTTCCATCGCTGCCTTCAATCTTTCTTTCATCACCCTTAACATCAGTATTATCAAAACCTTTTCCAACAAAATCGTTAGCATTAAAACTTTTAGCTTCTTTATTAGCAAATAAAACGTCAAAAAGCGTATCATTTTCACTATAACCCATAGCTTTTGCTTCTTCTAAAACATTAGGCAAAGTAAGCTTATCATCTACTTTTTGTTCTTTCCAAACTTCTTTTAGTTTAAAACGTTTTGCAAATTCTAAAATTTGCCAAGTATCACTCATTGCAGCACCCACTGGTAAAACTTGTTGTTTCCAATGCTGTGTTCTTCTTTCAGCATTACCATAAGAACCCCATTTTTCATAAATCATAGCACTTGGCAAAATAAGATCAGCCACCTTAGCTGAAATTCCAGGATAACAATCACTAACAACAATAAAATTATCCATATCCCTAGCAGCTGCAATCCAATGGTTTGCATTTGCGGTGTTTTGCCATGGATTATTAACTTGCACCCAAGCAAATTTAATTTTTCCATCTTCTAAATCTCTCATAATATTAAGATAAGGAGAACCTGGTTTTGGATTAATAGTTTTTGAAGGTATTTTCCAAATTTTTTCTGCAATTTCTCTATGTTTTGGATTAGCAACAACCATATCTGCAGGTAAACGATGCGAAAATGTACCCACTTCTCTAGCAGTACCACAAGCACTTGGTTGACCCGTTAAAGAAAAAGCTCCACTACCTGGTTTTGCTTGTTTTCCTAGTAAAAAATGCACCATATAAGCTTGTTCATTTACCCATGAACCTCTTGTGTGTTGATTAAAACCCATAGTCCAAAAACTAACCACTTTGCGATTTTTTTCAATGTATAAATTAGCTAATTCTTGAAGTTTTTTCTTAAAATCTTCTAAAGATTCATTATCATCACCTTTAGCAACTTTAGCTGTGTATTCTAAAGTATAAGGAGCCAATCCTTTTTTAAATTCTTCAAAAGAAATTTCCCAATTATAATCAGCCACTTTTGAATGTTTCATTTCAAATTTATCACCTGCTTTAACACCAAGATAAGAAAGAGCTATAGCTTCTTCTTCATCTAAAGTTATAACATTTTCTTTCTCAACTGTATCTTTTTCACTTGGTTTAAATTTAGGATGATTTGGATTATTTCTCATACCATAACCAATATCAGCATAGCCTGTTGCAAATACACAATGTTCTTTAATAAATTTTTCATCCATTGCTTGAGGATGATTATAAACAATTTCTCTTGCTATATAATTCCATATAGCTAAATCTGTATTAGGTTTGAAAATAATTTCAATATCTGCAATATTTGAGGTTCTATTAGAAAAAGTACTTAAATTGACAACTTTTACCTTATCAAGATTACTTAATTTTCTATCACTCACCCTTGACCAAAGTATAGGATGCATTTCAGCCATATTTGCTCCCCAAGTGACAATAGTATCTGTTAATTCTATATCATCATAACAACCTGAGGGCTCATCTACTCCAAAAGTTTGCATAAAACCAACAACTGCAGAAGCCATACAATGCCTTGCATTAGGATCGATATTATTTGTTCTAAAACCCGCTTTTGCAAGTTTTAAAGCTGCATAACCTTCTTGAATGGTATACTGACCGCTCCCAAAAATTCCTACACCTTTAACACCTAATTCATTATAAGCTTTTTTAAATTGTTTTTCCATTTCATCAAAAGCCCTTTGCCAAGAAACTTGTTGAAATTTACCTTTTTTATCAAATTCACCTTTATCATTCATTCGCAATAAAGGCATAACAAGCCTATCCTCACCATACATTATTTTAGCATTAAAATAACCTTTTATACAATTAAGCCCACGATTTACAGGTGCTGCAGGATCACCTTTTGTAGCCACGATTTTACCATCTTTTCTAGCTATCATAATCCCACATCCTGTCCCACAAAATCTACAAACAGCTTTATCCCATTTCCAATCTTCTTGCGCCCCAAGCATAGAATTTGGAATACTCAATCCTGCAACACTAGCAGCACTTGCAATAGCGGTATTTTTAATAAAATCCCTTCTATTCATTTTTATTCCTCCAAGATAAAAAATCATTTCATTATAAGAAATAAAAAATAAAAATATCTTGAAATTTTTTAATTAAAAATAATAATTTTAAATGTCTATATTATAGGAGTTTTATTGTCCTTTTTTATTATTATGAATAATATTAAAGAATCAATTTAATAATATTTTAAAGAAATAATAAAAGCTAAATTATAAAAAATATCAAGCCCTTTTTTAAAGGGCTTTATTTAATGGCAACCACAACCACCACAACAACTACCGTTTAAAAAAGCATCAAGTTTTTCAATATCTGGCATTTGCGTTATCTCATCAACAAGTTCTTTATAAACTATTTTGCCATCTTTAACTACAAATACAGCACGAGCTAAAAGTCCTTCTAAAGCGCCATCACCGATTAAAACACCATATTTTTCACCAAATTCTTTTGCTACAAAGTCACTTGCAACACTTAAATTTTCTATACCTTCTGTACTGCAAAATCTACCCATAGCAAAAGGCAAATCCATACTCACAACAAGTACTTCAGCCCCATCATAACTTGCTACTTTTTTATTAAATTCTCTTGCCTCAGTAGCACAAACTGGTGTATCTAAACTAGGAAGACTTAAAATAATTTGGGTTTTACCTGAAACAGCAACTTCAATTGGACTTAAATCTTTAGCTTTAAGTGTTATTTTAGGAGCATCTGCTCCAACTTCTATAGAATGTCCTTTGAGTTTTACAGGACTTCCTTTAAAATTTACTGAACTCATTTTATTTCCTTTTAATCATAATTTAAACATTAATTTACATTTAATGTTTAAATGAATTATACCCGACAAGTATTAATTATTTTTCAATTTTAATTTTGAATATTATTTTACTTTTTCCTTGATAAATTATATTTTCAAACCTTAGCTTTATATTGAAAAAATAAGACCAAATAATTAAAAAATAGTAATTTTTAAGCTATTGATTTTTTATTTTAATCTTTAATTTCTACATCTTATTTTTTAAAAATTAATATCATAAAATCAATAGTATTAATAACAAAACTTATTCTTCTTTACAAAATCCTGCCTCCAAAAGAAAACAAGATGGCTTGAAAAAAATTTTTTTATTTTTATCATACTTTGCATAACTAAGATAAAGTATATTTTTTGCCCTAGTTACTGCAACATAAAAAAGTCTTCTTTCTTCTTCTAAACTCCCGTTCATACTCATAAGTTTTTGATTTGGAAAACGCCCTTGCATAAGATCTATAATAAAAACAAGATCAAATTCCAAACCTTTACTTGCATGCACACTTAATAAATTTACTCCTTTGCCGCTGCTCATCTCATTAGCACCTAAAGTTAAAAAATTATAA from Campylobacter hepaticus includes:
- the ciaD gene encoding effector protein CiaD — translated: MNLEDLAKKTISEVSSIMEEQRKQNEILKDQDQKITIKDEFICEEIENKEKLSNIISLEELQENQIIQNDTIKDENIQQKEIKASHLNFTTQVSTINEDIFLKNLRERILVLFEGLNSIEQDQIENRVNLTINFLEFLLANIEDKLKK
- a CDS encoding tetratricopeptide repeat protein: MKNTVTEASIYEAQGLKDEALEIYKNILKENPDNQNAIDAIRRLSGFRSKHKDLNTQMLDFFINMKSDEEINEFKRWLIKI
- a CDS encoding chaperone NapD — its product is MNNLSSVLILTKEEYINDLKKAISKIPLCSVELCENGKMIVVIESENLEDELNSYKMLETLPHIISINMVFSYQNLDKDMQQAINSGAIQTITKNENAKDIRYYGSIFNHFT
- a CDS encoding napL protein, whose amino-acid sequence is MKKFLFIFNLLCAMSFAYELKINSNLTTLKFYKQKLYIGTDKGEILEYSVQDKSLKELLSLPKIENYYGNDFAKIYSIDVFKDMLLILSEGNFGSKNLSFYDKNLQTKKLEENSISKAFFINSNTYLLVSIGSEIELVDRNLTHIKRFKFSHSSLNDAVLSEDKNKLVAGFESGEVELFDLSKWKILKNYDKIHKDNIYQVDFKNNTILSCGTDRRIGLIKNEEENFLQKDFLIYTCALSPNGNLAIYSDNEAGMSEVFDTNSLKLIKTFSNEKIMSEFIIFLNDKEFVLSGFGDKIIFRSIDE
- a CDS encoding nitrate reductase cytochrome c-type subunit, with the protein product MKKKLILFTSVVMAYAINNGISSEEIGLRKASLENENKVKLVEANFTSLQPGESTRLERSYENAPPLIPHAIEDLLPITKDNNMCLTCHDKSVAADTGATPLPASHYYDFRHNKTTGNVISDARFNCTQCHVPQSDAKPLVGNSFKPEFKNKQLKNNSNLLDVINEGVK
- the napH gene encoding quinol dehydrogenase ferredoxin subunit NapH; its protein translation is MMRYLLARRIVQFGILALFSFESTNFILQGNLSSSKLFNTIPLSDPFAFLQIVLASWSIDFMVLIGALIIFFIYGLLLGRVFCSWVCPVNLITDFAAFIRNRFAFKNKFLILPKNLRYFVLALVLILSFVFSLPVFESFSYIAIIHRGIIFATSSWLFVAFILFCIDVFLSPRAICSHFCPLGAFYAFISYFALLKIKHNSDKCTQCYKCIHICPEKQVLWMIGKKSASVTSGECIRCARCIEVCNDDALNFNIFDLRNKK
- the napG gene encoding ferredoxin-type protein NapG; the encoded protein is MKDRREFFVDIFKTLCFCTTSGFLVNFALKADDNYILRPPGAENKARFLSKCIRCGLCVKACPYNTLKLATLLDSPKNGTPFFQAREIPCYLCEDMPCIKECPTDALDKKHLKKGIESLKMGIAIIDSASCVAHWGIQCDACYRACPLIDKALKLDLRRNERTAKHAFLLPSVDHEVCVGCGLCELACITQKPAIRVLPQEYVLGKASPHYVKGWDQKDEERIKDSDTSKHFNSNKATNYLNAGEL
- the napA gene encoding periplasmic nitrate reductase subunit alpha — encoded protein: MNRRDFIKNTAIASAASVAGLSIPNSMLGAQEDWKWDKAVCRFCGTGCGIMIARKDGKIVATKGDPAAPVNRGLNCIKGYFNAKIMYGEDRLVMPLLRMNDKGEFDKKGKFQQVSWQRAFDEMEKQFKKAYNELGVKGVGIFGSGQYTIQEGYAALKLAKAGFRTNNIDPNARHCMASAVVGFMQTFGVDEPSGCYDDIELTDTIVTWGANMAEMHPILWSRVSDRKLSNLDKVKVVNLSTFSNRTSNIADIEIIFKPNTDLAIWNYIAREIVYNHPQAMDEKFIKEHCVFATGYADIGYGMRNNPNHPKFKPSEKDTVEKENVITLDEEEAIALSYLGVKAGDKFEMKHSKVADYNWEISFEEFKKGLAPYTLEYTAKVAKGDDNESLEDFKKKLQELANLYIEKNRKVVSFWTMGFNQHTRGSWVNEQAYMVHFLLGKQAKPGSGAFSLTGQPSACGTAREVGTFSHRLPADMVVANPKHREIAEKIWKIPSKTINPKPGSPYLNIMRDLEDGKIKFAWVQVNNPWQNTANANHWIAAARDMDNFIVVSDCYPGISAKVADLILPSAMIYEKWGSYGNAERRTQHWKQQVLPVGAAMSDTWQILEFAKRFKLKEVWKEQKVDDKLTLPNVLEEAKAMGYSENDTLFDVLFANKEAKSFNANDFVGKGFDNTDVKGDERKIEGSDGKEFKGYGFFIQKYLWEEYRKFGLGHGHDLADFDTYHKVRGLRWPVVNGKETQWRFNTKFDYYAKKADPDSDFAFYGTFNKMLAKGNLKAPKDDKKYSIENKAKIFFRPFMKAPERPSKEYPFWLATGRVLEHWHSGTMTMRVPELYRAVPEALCYMSEKDGEKLGLNQGDLVWVESRRGKVKARVDMRGRNKPPIGLVYVPWFDENVYINKVTLDATCPLSKQTDFKKCAVKIYKA
- the tpx gene encoding thiol peroxidase; translation: MSSVNFKGSPVKLKGHSIEVGADAPKITLKAKDLSPIEVAVSGKTQIILSLPSLDTPVCATEAREFNKKVASYDGAEVLVVSMDLPFAMGRFCSTEGIENLSVASDFVAKEFGEKYGVLIGDGALEGLLARAVFVVKDGKIVYKELVDEITQMPDIEKLDAFLNGSCCGGCGCH